From Nocardia sp. NBC_00416:
CGCCCACGGCGGCACCGCACAGCCAACCGATCTCGGCCCGGGTGGGTTCGGTATCGGTGGCGGCGACCGCTTCCCGCACCGCGGCCCACAACAGCACTGCTGTCGGCAACACCGGCAACAGGCCCACGGTGGTGGTGCCGATGAGCAGTGGCACTTGATGAACGGCGAGCCAGCCGGCGGCGACCGCACCGCTGAGGCCGGTGAGATCGCTCCCCGCGGTGAGCAGGGTCACGAGCATGGTGACCACGATGGCGGCCAGCGCGAAGGCGGCGGGACGGAAGGCTACGAAGAGCAGGACCCGGGCGCGGTCGGGTGGAAGCGAGAGAAAGCCCGGCTCAGCACCGGGTCGCGCCGAATCCCCGCGCGCGCCCCGGATCGGCTGGTTCGACGAGGTACGCGGGGAACTCATGGATTTCAGAGTGGCAGCCGCCCCGGCGCGGGCGCTTCAGGCGCGCCGCGCCGGGTGCTGCCAGTGATCACTTCTGGTCGTCGGACTGCCGGAACGCACGGGTGGCGTCGGCGGCCGGATCGGCGGGCTGTTCGCCGCCGAAGGGCTGAGCCGGCTGGCCGGGCTGCTGCGGCTGCTGACCGTAGGCCTGCTGTTGCGGCTGCTGGCCGTAGGGGGAAGGCTGCTGGCCGCCCGCATACGGCGACTGCTGCGGCTGCTGACCGTAGGCCTGCTGCTGTTGCTGACCGTAGCCCGGCTGCTGACCGTAGGCCTGCTGCTGGCCCTGCTGGCCGTAGCCCGGCTGCTGCTGCTGGCCGCTGCTGTACTGCTGGCCGTAACCCTGCTGCTGACCGTATCCCTGCTGGCCCTGGTACTGCTGCTGGCCGTAACCCTGCTGGCCGCCCGGGAATCCGCTCGGGGTCGCCGGTCGCGCGGCCGGCGGGGACAGGATCCCCGCGTCGAACAGCACGACGGCCACGGCCAGGCCCGCCTGGATCAGCGCGAGAACCAGGATCAGGTACAGCCCGATCTCGGCCTTGGCGCCTTCGGGGAGGCTGAACAGCTGGAACAGGATGGTGATGAAGGTTCCGGTCGCGATCGCCGCCGACACCCCGACCCAGTTCTGCTTCGGCAGCAACGACAGGCCCGCGAGCAGCGCGGCGATCAGCAGCAGTCCGCCGATCGTGGCTTCCTGGTATTCGAACAGGTTCAGGCTGGTGTCCGCCGACGACGGCAGATCCAGATCGCTGTCCGCGCCCACATAGGACAGGAAGCCGAGCAGGAAGGCGATCACGCCCACCGCGGCGACACCGATGGTCAGGAAGAACGGCAGTCCTTTCCCGCCGGCCTCACCGGCACTCGCACCACCGGCCGCCTGCTGGCCGGGATTGGGCGGAACGGAGGGCGGTACGGGTGCGTTGTACCCGGAGCCCCCGGTCGGGTATGACATGTCGTCATCTCCTAGGTCGAGTCATACGTACTTGACGGCTGAATTCCCTTTGACGCTACTGCACGCGCGCGCACAGGTCATCACCGAAGGATGCGGCTGTGGACAGGCAGTGGATCCCGCCCCGTGCGACCCGAGTGCACAAAGTACGGCGAGCCTGCCGGATCCCACGCCCGGGGGTCGCATTCAGG
This genomic window contains:
- a CDS encoding DUF5336 domain-containing protein, translated to MSYPTGGSGYNAPVPPSVPPNPGQQAAGGASAGEAGGKGLPFFLTIGVAAVGVIAFLLGFLSYVGADSDLDLPSSADTSLNLFEYQEATIGGLLLIAALLAGLSLLPKQNWVGVSAAIATGTFITILFQLFSLPEGAKAEIGLYLILVLALIQAGLAVAVVLFDAGILSPPAARPATPSGFPGGQQGYGQQQYQGQQGYGQQQGYGQQYSSGQQQQPGYGQQGQQQAYGQQPGYGQQQQQAYGQQPQQSPYAGGQQPSPYGQQPQQQAYGQQPQQPGQPAQPFGGEQPADPAADATRAFRQSDDQK